In Caldicellulosiruptor obsidiansis OB47, a single window of DNA contains:
- a CDS encoding spore coat protein, whose amino-acid sequence MKTLSDRDIAFSLLNSLKLQATALTNLVLESTNNALRREAMSVLNRVFDHQKQIFDFLSQKGWYPVEMAKQEDITKAQRDVQTIQSNIQMVSM is encoded by the coding sequence ATGAAGACACTTTCAGACAGAGATATTGCTTTTTCACTTTTGAACTCTTTAAAGCTTCAGGCAACAGCTTTGACAAACTTAGTTTTAGAGAGCACAAACAATGCCCTCAGAAGAGAAGCTATGTCAGTTTTAAACAGGGTATTTGACCATCAAAAACAGATTTTTGATTTCCTCTCGCAAAAGGGCTGGTACCCTGTTGAGATGGCAAAACAAGAAGATATTACAAAGGCACAAAGGGATGTTCAAACAATTCAGAGCAATATCCAGATGGTCTCGATGT